The sequence below is a genomic window from Anaerocolumna chitinilytica.
CAGTGCAGACTATGGGAATTATAACTACCATAATTATTTTTGCATTGCTGCCGCTTCTTATCTGTGGGGCAATCATATTAGCTATTGTATGGATTAAATAAAAGACTGATGGAGGTTATTATGGACATCTTAGGTTCCATTGGGAAACTATATACATTCTTCTTATTAGTGGTACTTTTTCTGGGGTCAGGATTGGCTGTCTGGGCAGGAATCAATGCAATCATGAATAAGAAAGATAAAATAAAAGAAAACTCGGATAAATTAAAAGAAAAATATAATTTAAAGCTTCAAAGTATAAAAAATAAAGATATTATAGGAGGATTTACCATGAAGAACAATGGATTTATAAAACTGGCAGTATTTTCGTTTATAGGCATTATTATTAGTGCGGCAATTCTTACCGCTTTACCGAAAACAGGAAATACAATGGGCTATAACTATATGAATACACAGAATAATATGGCATCTATGAATATGCAGGGAAGTATGTACGGGCAGTCAAGTATGCAGGGCATGACAAATTCACAGGGAACTATGAATGGCAGTAATGATTTATACTCCATCCAACAGCAATTGAACAATATCCAACAGCAGATTTATCAGTTACAAAATCAGATGAATAATAATTCCATGAATGGTATGCAAAATAACTCCAGCGCTATGAATAACAACAGTAGCATGAACAATATGGGTAACAGTAATAATATGAATAGTAACAGTAATAACACTAATAACAGTAATAATATGAATAATAATTCTAGCAGTAGTAGTATGCCTATGATGTAATTACGCTGACCAATAGAGTAAAATAAATATCGCCATGGGATTATGAGAATAATGAGCCATGGCGATATTTAAAATTGTTTTTACGAGAGGTAAGAAATGACGAATGATATTTTAGTAATTGAAGATGAAATTAAGGTCTCTGATGTAATAAAAGCATATCTGGAAAAAGAGGGGTACAAGGTATACTGTACCACAAGAGGGTTGGAAGGAATCGAGCTGTTCCAGAAAATGAATTTCAAGCTTGTTATATTAGATCTTTTATTACCGGATATAGACGGAGAAGAAGTATGCAAAATTCTCCGGCGTGTATCGGATGTCCATATATTTATGCTGACGGCTAAGGTTACGTTGCATGATAAAATTGAAGGGTTAAATGCAGGAGCAGATGAATATCTGACAAAGCCTTGCAGTCCCAGAGAATTGACTGCTCGTGTGAATGCACTATTCCGTAGATTTGAAACTTTACAGTCTTCCCTCTATACTTCAGAGGACGGACTTCTGACGATAGATTACGACAAGAGAGTTGTTAGATTAGCTGGAAAAGAGATTTCATTGACACCAAATGAATTTGATATATTGTATACCATAGTGAAGAATAAGGGGCGTGTTGTTAACCGAGAACAGTTGATTGAACAGGTCTTTGATATCAGCTATGAAGGCTCTGATAGGACAATTGATGTCCATATCAAAAATATACGTAAAAAAATAGAAGAAGACACAAGAAATCCTAAATATATATTAACGGTAAAGAAAGCTGGGTATAAGTTTGGAGGTGGCACCTGATGCATTCCATTCGGAGACGTTTAACTTTTATTTTAATTTCATGTACCATGTTAACATTGTTATTCTCTGCAATATTTGTAAATTTAGCTATAAACAATACTTTTAATAAATACATTTCTGATAATCAAGAAATGCGAAACGAAAGGATTGTCAGCTATTTTGAGGAAGTATATAAAAGAGATTTAAACTGGACCGCGGATTCGGGTAAAGAAATACAGCATGAAGGATATATGAGCAATTATTGCCTGACATTGTTGGACAAAGATAAAAATGTGATTTGGGCTATGAATCCGGAAGAAATATTGAATATGAGTGGTAAGAATGCAGGAAACGAATACCGGACTGCTACTTTTGACATTACTTATCAGGGGAAAGCTGTAGGTTATGTGATTATAGGCCAATATGAACCGGTACTGGTGTCGGAACAGGATATTAATTTTAAACTGTCCATAAACCGGAGTATAGCTGTAAGCGTTGTGGTAGCTATTGCTTTTGCTTCCTTAATCAGTATTTACTTTTCTAAACAATTCTCTAACCCAATTAAGGCAGTATCAGAAACTTCCGTTGACCTGACGGAGGGAAAATATACTTCGAAAGCAGTCATGAAAAGCAATGTATTAGAAATTGATAATCTAATTAAAAGTATCAATATACTGGGAGAAAAATTAAAATATCAGGATGAGCTGAGAAAACGTCTGGTTTCTGATGTATCCCATGAAATACGTACTCCGT
It includes:
- a CDS encoding response regulator transcription factor, producing MTNDILVIEDEIKVSDVIKAYLEKEGYKVYCTTRGLEGIELFQKMNFKLVILDLLLPDIDGEEVCKILRRVSDVHIFMLTAKVTLHDKIEGLNAGADEYLTKPCSPRELTARVNALFRRFETLQSSLYTSEDGLLTIDYDKRVVRLAGKEISLTPNEFDILYTIVKNKGRVVNREQLIEQVFDISYEGSDRTIDVHIKNIRKKIEEDTRNPKYILTVKKAGYKFGGGT